From Camelina sativa cultivar DH55 chromosome 20, Cs, whole genome shotgun sequence, the proteins below share one genomic window:
- the LOC104771003 gene encoding flotillin-like protein 1 has protein sequence MFKVARASQYLAITGAGIEDIKLSKKSWVFPWQSCTVFDVSPVNYTFKVQAMSAEKLPFVLPAVFTIGPRVDDDDALILYARLISPHDKESNHVHELVEGVIEGETRVLAASMTMEEIFKGTKEFKQEVFDKVQLELNQFGLVIYNANVKQLVDVPGHEYFSYLGQKTQMEAANQARIDVSEAKMKGEIGAKERTGLTIQNAAKIDAESKIISMQRQGEGTKEEIKVKTEVKVFENQKEADVAKANAELAMKKAAWTKDAQVAEVEATKAVALREAELQTQVEKMNALTRIEKLKAEFLSKASVEYETKVQEANWELYNKQKQAEAVLYEKQKQAEAQKAEADAAFYTKQREAEGLVALASAQGTYLRTLLDAVQNDYSCLRDFLMINNGIYQEIAKINALAVRDLQPKISVWNHGGEQGGGGSGNAMKDIAGLYKMLPPVLDTVYDQTGMQPPAWMGTLSK, from the exons ATGTTCAAAGTTGCAAGAGCGTCTCAGTATTTGGCGATCACCGGTGCTGGTATCGAAGACATCAAGCTTTCCAAGAAGTCATGGGTGTTTCCATGGCAATCTTGCACCGTCTTCGACGTTTCTCCGGTGAACTACACTTTCAAAGTCCAGGCCATGAGCGCTGAGAAGCTGCCTTTCGTTCTCCCCGCTGTTTTTACGATCGGTCCTCGTGTTGATGACGATGATGCGCTTATTCTATACGCTAGGTTGATTTCGCCTCACGATAAAGAATCTAATCATGTCCATGAGCTTGTTGAAGGTGTTATTGAAGGAGAGACTCGTGTTCTTGCTGCTTCCATGACCATGGAAGAGATCTTCAAAG GTACAAAGGAGTTTAAGCAGGAGGTGTTTGATAAGGTTCAGTTGGAGTTAAACCAGTTTGGTCTTGTAATCTACAATGCAAATGTAAAGCAGCTCGTTGATGTGCCTGGACATGAGTACTTCTCTTACTTGGGTCAGAAAACTCAAATGGAAGCAGCAAATCAGGCGAGGATCGATGTGTCCGAGGCCAAGATGAAGGGAGAGATCGGTGCCAAGGAAAGGACAGGGCTTACTATTCAGAACGCCGCAAAAATAGATGCGGAATCAAAGATCATATCGATGCAGAGGCAAGGAGAAGGGACAAAAGAGGAGATCAAAGTTAAGACTGAGGTTAAAGTGTTTGAGAATCAAAAGGAAGCTGATGTGGCTAAGGCCAATGCTGAGCTAGCGATGAAGAAAGCTGCTTGGACCAAGGATGCTCAGGTGGCTGAGGTTGAAGCAACCAAGGCAGTGGCTTTAAGAGAAGCTGAACTTCAGACTCAGGTTGAGAAAATGAACGCATTGACTCGCATTGAGAAGCTCAAGGCCGAGTTCCTTAGCAAAGCCAGTGTTGAGTATGAAACCAAGGTTCAAGAAGCAAACTGGGAACTATACAATAAGCAGAAACAAGCTGAGGCGGTTCTATACGAGAAGCAAAAGCAAGCCGAAGCACAGAAAGCTGAAGCAGACGCTGCGTTCTACACAAAGCAGAGAGAAGCAGAGGGACTTGTTGCTTTAGCTAGTGCTCAAGGGACTTATCTTAGAACCCTCTTAGACGCTGTTCAGAATGACTATTCTTGCCTAAGGGACTTCTTGATGATTAACAATGGTATTTATCAGGAGATCGCTAAGATAAATGCTCTTGCGGTTAGAGACTTGCAACCGAAGATTAGCGTTTGGAACCACGGTGGAGAACAGGGTGGTGGTGGGAGCGGGAATGCTATGAAGGATATAGCTGGACTTTACAAGATGTTGCCTCCTGTTCTTGATACGGTTTATGATCAGACTGGGATGCAGCCACCGGCTTGGATGGGTACTCTAAGCAAGTGA